A single region of the Branchiostoma lanceolatum isolate klBraLanc5 chromosome 1, klBraLanc5.hap2, whole genome shotgun sequence genome encodes:
- the LOC136423497 gene encoding G-protein coupled receptor 52-like, which yields MVNVTSNGTLEAGDGEDWWTSYTPRLGVWKTVIISVVLVLIISGNLLVMAVMRKVRSFPPVSRVCMISLAMSDLMVGMVYAPFALHMSLGKRPVIIRAWCVANCYLGIYFSSVSMCNMAGTSLDRFLTVSLPLVYRKHSTTKKCMVIVSLAWVFPALCFIPLCLTELKLKYFPDSMTCSLDFYHHYAWTISMIVLVFGVCSVIIAVSNIWLYRIASRHVGAIRRQSGNRDDIEVESGATLRRDRRRSSATHPAVSKILIAVVVTFYSCWTPLMTYKVFTFVDRTDGPHGLGFALVWIAMCHSFLNVVTYCVFSAEFRAGLRRLLTFSRGDANFRFVNGRCL from the coding sequence ATGGTTAACGTCACCAGTAACGGTACCCTAGAGGCAGGGGATGGAGAGGACTGGTGGACGAGCTACACCCCACGGCTGGGGGTGTGGAAGACAGTCATCATCTCTGTTGTGCTGGTCTTGATAATCAGCGGGAACTTGTTGGTGATGGCGGTGATGCGGAAGGTGAGGTCGTTCCCCCCGGTGAGCCGAGTGTGCATGATCTCCCTGGCAATGTCAGACCTTATGGTAGGGATGGTTTACGCTCCGTTTGCGTTGCACATGTCTCTCGGTAAGCGGCCCGTTATTATCAGAGCGTGGTGCGTAGCTAACTGTTATCTGGGAATCTACTTCTCTTCTGTGTCCATGTGCAACATGGCAGGCACAAGTCTGGACCGGTTCCTGACGGTCTCCCTGCCGCTGGTTTACAGAAAACATTCCACGACTAAGAAGTGTATGGTGATCGTGAGCTTGGCATGGGTTTTCCCTGCACTGTGTTTCATTCCACTGTGCTTAACCGAACTTAAGCTGAAGTACTTCCCGGACTCGATGACCTGTTCTCTAGACTTCTACCACCACTACGCTTGGACAATTTCTATGATCGTGCTCGTATTCGGCGTGTGTTCAGTCATCATCGCCGTTTCGAATATCTGGCTTTATAGAATTGCCAGCAGGCACGTAGGGGCAATTAGAAGACAGTCAGGAAATCGTGACGATATAGAAGTGGAGTCAGGTGCGACGTTAAGAAGAGACCGCAGACGATCTTCCGCGACGCACCCCGCCGTCTCCAAGATTCTCATCGCAGTCGTCGTGACCTTCTACTCCTGCTGGACTCCGCTGATGACCTACAAGGTGTTCACCTTCGTCGACAGAACAGACGGTCCTCACGGACTGGGCTTCGCGCTCGTGTGGATCGCGATGTGCCACAGCTTTCTGAACGTCGTGACGTACTGCGTCTTCAGCGCCGAGTTCCGCGCAGGTCTGCGGCGGCTCCTGACGTTCTCGCGCGGCGACGCAAATTTCCGtttcgtgaacggtcgttgcctttgA